From Synechococcus sp. A10-1-5-1, a single genomic window includes:
- the dusA gene encoding tRNA dihydrouridine(20/20a) synthase DusA: MPDSLLNGAYRFSVAPMMDYTDRHFRVLMRQISRRSLLYTEMVVAQALHHSERRDRLIDFDPIEHPIALQVGGDDPVLLAEAARIAADRGYDEINLNVGCPSEKVQKGRFGACLMAEPEQVARCISAMAKASPLPVTVKHRIGIDERDSYGELLTFVDTVAAAGAQRFSVHARKAWLEGLDPKQNRTIPPLRYELVHQLKADRPQLTIELNGGLLELSSCLEQLESVDGVMVGRAAYDHPLRWATVDRDLFGDDSQAVAKASTVVRGLIPYAEGWCSSGGRLWSIARHLVQVVEGVSGARHWRRNLGQAAGQRDAGPEVLERAAQQLEERGL; encoded by the coding sequence ATGCCCGATTCGCTGCTGAACGGGGCCTACCGCTTCAGTGTGGCTCCGATGATGGACTACACCGATCGGCACTTCCGGGTGCTGATGCGGCAAATCAGCCGTCGCAGCCTGCTCTACACCGAAATGGTGGTGGCCCAGGCCCTCCACCACAGCGAGCGGCGAGACCGACTGATCGACTTCGATCCGATCGAACACCCGATCGCCCTGCAGGTGGGGGGAGACGACCCCGTCCTGCTGGCCGAAGCCGCACGCATCGCCGCCGATCGCGGCTACGACGAGATCAACCTCAACGTCGGCTGTCCCAGCGAAAAAGTCCAGAAGGGGCGCTTCGGAGCCTGTCTGATGGCCGAGCCCGAGCAGGTGGCCCGTTGCATTAGCGCCATGGCCAAGGCCTCGCCGCTGCCGGTCACGGTGAAGCACCGCATCGGCATTGATGAGCGCGATTCCTACGGGGAACTGCTGACCTTTGTCGACACCGTGGCCGCGGCCGGTGCCCAGCGCTTCAGCGTCCACGCCCGCAAGGCCTGGCTCGAAGGCTTGGACCCCAAGCAAAACCGCACGATTCCTCCCCTCCGCTACGAGCTAGTGCATCAGCTCAAGGCCGACCGGCCGCAGCTGACGATTGAACTGAACGGAGGCCTGCTGGAGCTCAGCAGCTGCCTCGAGCAGCTCGAATCGGTGGATGGGGTGATGGTGGGCCGGGCCGCCTACGACCACCCATTGCGCTGGGCCACGGTGGACCGGGATCTCTTCGGGGACGACAGCCAGGCGGTGGCCAAGGCCTCCACGGTGGTGCGGGGTCTGATTCCCTATGCCGAAGGTTGGTGCAGCAGCGGAGGGCGGCTGTGGTCCATTGCCCGGCACCTCGTGCAGGTGGTGGAAGGGGTGAGCGGCGCCCGCCATTGGCGCCGGAATCTTGGCCAAGCCGCTGGCCAACGGGACGCCGGGCCGGAGGTCCTCGAGCGGGCCGCCCAGCAACTGGAAGAGCGCGGGCTCTAG
- a CDS encoding NAD(P)/FAD-dependent oxidoreductase — protein MPPRSEHWSLVVAGGGPAGFMAAIAAAEAGQRRVLVLESTPEPLGKVLISGGGRCNVTHACWDPRELVGFYPRGGKALRGPFSRFAAGDAVSWFDDHGLTLVEEADGRMFPQANRSTAVIQCLRQAAERAGVTLRNSEALQEADQRPTGGFALTLRSGTQLSADVLVLATGSHPSGRRLASGLGHGVVAPVPSLFTLALKPNPLVALAGVVMDPVDLELDAGGQRFRQSGPVLITHWGLSGPATLRLTAFAARALHGEGYRGSLQVDWSGGRSQQQLEELFAVCRRDQAKRQLSNARPWPGLSRRLWQHLLEQQGVEPERRWADLAKRQQLGLLESLRRSRFPVAGRGPFGEEFVTAGGVPLGEVNLATMESRKAAGLYLVGELLDVDGVTGGFNFQHCWSSGWLAGQAVAAAGPS, from the coding sequence ATGCCCCCCCGTTCTGAGCACTGGTCCCTGGTGGTGGCGGGTGGCGGCCCCGCCGGTTTCATGGCGGCCATTGCCGCGGCCGAGGCGGGTCAGCGGCGGGTGCTGGTCTTGGAGAGCACCCCCGAGCCCCTGGGCAAGGTCTTGATCAGTGGCGGCGGCCGCTGCAATGTCACCCACGCCTGCTGGGATCCGCGGGAGCTGGTGGGCTTCTATCCCCGCGGAGGGAAGGCCCTGCGGGGACCCTTCAGCCGCTTTGCAGCTGGTGATGCCGTCTCCTGGTTTGACGATCACGGTCTGACCTTGGTGGAGGAGGCCGATGGCCGCATGTTTCCCCAGGCCAACCGCTCCACCGCCGTCATCCAGTGCCTGCGGCAGGCGGCTGAACGGGCAGGGGTGACCCTTCGCAACAGTGAGGCGCTCCAAGAGGCCGATCAGCGGCCTACGGGTGGTTTTGCCTTGACTCTCCGCAGCGGCACCCAGCTCAGCGCCGATGTCCTGGTGCTCGCGACCGGCAGCCATCCCAGTGGCCGGCGCTTGGCCTCAGGCCTGGGCCATGGCGTGGTGGCACCGGTGCCATCGCTGTTCACCCTCGCCTTGAAGCCCAATCCGCTGGTGGCCTTGGCGGGGGTGGTGATGGATCCGGTGGATCTGGAGCTCGATGCCGGGGGCCAGCGCTTCCGCCAGAGCGGCCCCGTGTTGATCACCCACTGGGGCTTGAGCGGTCCGGCGACCCTGCGGCTGACGGCCTTTGCCGCCCGGGCCCTCCATGGCGAGGGATACCGGGGCAGCCTGCAGGTGGATTGGAGCGGCGGGCGCTCCCAGCAGCAGCTTGAGGAGCTTTTCGCTGTTTGCCGGCGGGATCAGGCCAAGCGCCAGCTCAGCAATGCCCGCCCCTGGCCAGGCTTGAGCCGTCGCCTTTGGCAGCACCTGTTGGAGCAGCAGGGGGTCGAGCCCGAGCGCCGTTGGGCGGATCTGGCGAAGCGCCAGCAACTGGGTCTTCTGGAGTCCCTGCGCCGGAGTCGTTTCCCTGTGGCGGGCCGCGGCCCCTTCGGCGAAGAGTTTGTGACCGCTGGCGGGGTGCCCCTGGGGGAGGTCAACCTGGCCACGATGGAGAGTCGCAAGGCGGCGGGGCTCTACCTAGTGGGCGAGCTCCTGGATGTCGATGGCGTCACCGGTGGCTTCAACTTCCAGCACTGCTGGAGTTCCGGCTGGCTGGCTGGCCAAGCGGTTGCGGCGGCCGGCCCTAGTTGA
- a CDS encoding type II secretion system F family protein yields the protein MPNFSATYTNRSGQTRTLQLQASDPNRARRELRRRGIVPSSLQLVTSQPAAATTVFGMDLSILLEAKPGIREKALFANKLAALVDAGVPIVRSLDLMARQQRMPLFKRALTAVSTDVNQGGSLGAALRSWPRVFDKLTIAMVEAGEAGGVLDESLRRLAKLLEGNARLQNQIKGAMGYPVAVLAIAILVFLGMTIFLIPTFAGIFEDLGAELPLFTQMMVDLSKLLRSSFSLFLALAIALGVWMFGRYYATASGRRRVDGLLLKLPLFGDLIQKTATAKFCRTFSSLTRAGVPILLSLEIVQETAGNAVIADAIVGSRQDVQEGLPLSVALGRKRVFPELALSMLAIGEETGQMDAMLSKVADFYEDEVEAAVKALTSMLEPAMIVIVGGIVGSILLAMYLPMFSIFDQIN from the coding sequence GTGCCCAACTTCAGCGCCACCTACACCAACCGCTCCGGTCAAACCCGGACGCTGCAGCTGCAGGCCAGTGATCCGAACCGTGCCCGGCGGGAGCTGAGGCGCCGGGGCATCGTGCCCAGCAGCCTGCAGCTCGTCACCAGCCAACCAGCGGCCGCAACCACGGTCTTTGGGATGGATCTCTCCATCCTGCTCGAGGCCAAGCCCGGCATCCGCGAGAAGGCTCTGTTTGCCAACAAGCTGGCGGCCCTGGTGGATGCGGGCGTGCCCATCGTGCGGAGCCTCGATCTCATGGCCCGCCAGCAACGGATGCCGCTGTTCAAGCGGGCCCTCACAGCCGTCAGCACGGACGTGAACCAGGGGGGCAGCCTGGGGGCGGCGCTGCGGTCCTGGCCGCGGGTGTTCGACAAGCTCACCATCGCCATGGTGGAGGCCGGAGAGGCGGGGGGTGTCCTGGACGAAAGCCTCCGCCGCCTGGCCAAATTGCTGGAGGGCAATGCCCGGCTGCAGAACCAGATCAAGGGCGCCATGGGCTACCCGGTGGCCGTCCTGGCGATCGCGATCCTGGTCTTCCTGGGGATGACCATTTTCCTGATCCCCACCTTCGCCGGGATTTTTGAAGACCTGGGGGCTGAACTACCGCTGTTCACCCAGATGATGGTCGACCTCAGCAAATTGCTGCGGTCCTCCTTCTCGCTGTTTCTGGCCCTGGCCATCGCTTTGGGGGTCTGGATGTTCGGCCGCTACTACGCCACGGCCAGCGGCCGCAGGCGCGTGGACGGGCTCCTGCTGAAACTGCCGCTCTTTGGCGATCTGATTCAGAAAACCGCCACGGCCAAGTTCTGCCGCACCTTCAGCTCCCTGACCCGTGCTGGGGTGCCGATCCTGCTGTCCCTGGAGATCGTGCAGGAAACAGCCGGCAACGCGGTGATTGCCGATGCCATCGTCGGCTCCCGTCAGGACGTGCAGGAGGGTCTCCCCCTAAGCGTCGCCCTGGGGCGCAAACGGGTCTTCCCGGAGCTGGCCTTGAGCATGCTCGCCATCGGCGAAGAAACCGGCCAGATGGACGCCATGCTCTCGAAGGTGGCCGACTTCTACGAAGACGAGGTGGAAGCCGCCGTCAAGGCCCTGACCTCGATGCTGGAGCCGGCCATGATCGTGATCGTCGGTGGCATCGTCGGCTCGATCCTGCTGGCGATGTACCTGCCGATGTTCTCGATCTTCGATCAGATCAACTAG
- a CDS encoding type IV pilus twitching motility protein PilT → MELQIEQLMEELVEAGGSDLHLAAGQPPYGRFSGVLQPMREERLSEDLCNRLIFSMINNAQRKQLEQSWELDCAYGLKGVSRFRVNVYRQRGSYAACLRALGSTIPSLDSLGLPPIVEETSRRPRGLVLVTGPTGSGKTTTLAALLDHINRSRAEHILTIEDPIEFTYRNDKSVIHQRQLGEDTRSFAAALRAALREDPDVILVGEMRDLETIQLAITASETGHLVFGTLHTSSAAQTVDRMVDVFPPEQQTQIRVQLSGSLVGVFSQTLCKRQNPKPGQFGRVMAQEILINTPAIANLIREGKTAQLYSQIQTGGQQGMQTLERALANLVLAGAVERSEALAKASKPDELMRLLEG, encoded by the coding sequence ATGGAGCTCCAGATCGAACAGTTGATGGAGGAGCTGGTCGAGGCAGGTGGCAGTGATCTGCACCTGGCCGCGGGCCAACCGCCCTACGGCCGCTTCAGTGGCGTGCTCCAACCGATGCGCGAGGAGCGCCTCAGCGAGGACCTCTGCAACCGGTTGATCTTCTCGATGATCAACAACGCCCAGCGCAAGCAGCTGGAGCAAAGCTGGGAGCTGGACTGCGCCTATGGCCTCAAAGGCGTCTCGCGCTTCCGGGTCAATGTCTACCGCCAACGGGGCAGCTACGCCGCTTGCCTGCGGGCCCTTGGCAGCACGATTCCCAGCTTGGACAGCCTGGGACTCCCCCCCATCGTCGAAGAGACCAGCCGTAGGCCCAGGGGTCTTGTGCTGGTGACCGGCCCCACAGGCTCCGGCAAAACCACAACCCTGGCGGCCCTGCTGGATCACATCAACCGCAGCCGCGCCGAGCACATCCTCACGATCGAAGACCCGATCGAATTCACCTACCGCAACGACAAAAGCGTGATCCACCAGCGCCAGCTGGGGGAAGACACCCGCAGCTTCGCCGCCGCCCTGCGAGCGGCCCTAAGGGAGGACCCGGACGTGATCCTCGTCGGCGAGATGCGGGACCTCGAAACGATTCAGCTGGCGATCACGGCCTCAGAGACCGGGCATCTGGTCTTCGGCACCCTGCACACCAGCTCGGCGGCGCAAACCGTGGATCGCATGGTCGATGTCTTCCCACCGGAGCAGCAAACCCAAATCCGTGTTCAGCTGAGCGGCTCTCTGGTGGGGGTGTTCTCCCAAACCCTGTGCAAACGCCAGAACCCCAAACCCGGTCAATTCGGGCGGGTCATGGCCCAGGAAATCTTGATCAACACCCCGGCGATCGCCAACTTGATCCGGGAGGGCAAAACGGCCCAGCTCTATTCCCAGATCCAAACCGGCGGTCAGCAGGGCATGCAAACCCTGGAGCGCGCCCTCGCCAACCTGGTGCTGGCCGGAGCCGTTGAGCGCAGTGAAGCCCTCGCCAAGGCGAGCAAGCCAGACGAGCTGATGCGGCTCCTGGAGGGCTAG
- a CDS encoding GspE/PulE family protein, which yields MTASASTIPQRPVAEAQTPEQQRLEVELLLKEAVLSSADLSAAEGERWSWHPQLNQARCKTLGCLPVQLAHNRLVVAVPTHWSAEQRQSLCDAAPEGPPLELRLALQGDLQAVLNQSPSAGPAPTSPPATIAAPSRVSLVDDLKLEGRLEEASDDSQIELDVESSLQASNASPVVSLVDRILVQALERSASDIHLEPQEDGLLIRLRQDGVLAQLDKLPKKLTPAVTSRLKIMADLDIAERRLPQDGRIRRRYQGRLFDLRVSTLPTRYGEKVCMRLLDSGATHLGLDRLISEPSALASVREMGSKPFGMLLVTGPTGSGKSTTLYSLLAERNDPGVNISTVEDPIEYTLKGISQTQVNREKGYDFAMALRAFMRQDPDVLLVGETRDRETAKTAIEAALTGHLVLTTLHCNDAPSAIARLSEMGVEPFMVSASLIGIVSQRLVRRVCPDCRQPYHPSEQDLGRFGLFASNEQAITFFKAKRLQAGDSEPCPSCQGLGYKGRVGVYEVLRVNDTLASAIAQEASTDQLRKLAIESGMKTLLGYGLDLVRDGETTLEEIERMILTDSSLETERRAKALHTVTCRTCGGGMRDEWLECPYCLTPRQLH from the coding sequence ATGACAGCAAGCGCCAGCACCATTCCCCAGCGACCGGTGGCCGAGGCTCAAACCCCTGAGCAGCAACGGCTCGAGGTCGAATTACTGCTCAAGGAAGCCGTCCTCAGCAGCGCAGATCTGAGCGCAGCAGAAGGCGAGCGCTGGAGTTGGCATCCCCAACTCAACCAAGCCCGCTGCAAAACCCTGGGCTGTCTGCCGGTCCAGCTAGCCCACAACAGGTTGGTGGTGGCGGTGCCCACCCACTGGAGCGCCGAACAACGCCAGAGCCTGTGCGATGCAGCTCCAGAGGGACCGCCCCTGGAACTGCGGCTGGCTCTCCAGGGTGACCTGCAGGCGGTGCTCAATCAAAGCCCAAGCGCAGGCCCAGCACCAACCAGCCCACCAGCAACGATCGCGGCCCCCAGCCGGGTCTCTCTGGTGGACGACCTGAAACTCGAGGGACGGCTTGAGGAGGCTTCCGACGACAGCCAGATTGAACTGGATGTCGAGAGCAGCCTGCAGGCCTCGAACGCCTCACCCGTGGTGAGCCTGGTGGATCGAATCCTGGTTCAAGCGCTGGAGCGCAGTGCCAGCGACATCCACCTCGAACCCCAGGAAGATGGCCTGCTGATTCGCCTGCGCCAGGACGGGGTTCTTGCGCAGCTGGACAAGCTGCCGAAGAAGCTCACCCCCGCGGTGACTTCTCGCCTGAAAATCATGGCGGACCTGGACATCGCCGAAAGGCGGCTCCCCCAGGATGGCCGCATCAGACGGCGCTATCAGGGCCGCCTCTTTGACCTGCGGGTGAGCACCCTTCCCACCCGCTACGGCGAGAAGGTCTGCATGCGACTGCTGGATAGCGGCGCGACCCACTTGGGCCTGGATCGGCTCATCAGCGAACCCTCGGCCCTCGCCAGCGTCCGAGAGATGGGCAGCAAGCCCTTTGGAATGCTGCTGGTCACGGGGCCCACGGGCTCAGGCAAGAGCACCACGCTCTATTCCCTACTGGCGGAACGCAACGACCCGGGGGTCAACATCTCCACGGTCGAGGACCCGATCGAATACACCCTCAAGGGGATTTCCCAAACCCAGGTCAACCGGGAAAAGGGCTACGACTTCGCCATGGCCCTGCGGGCCTTCATGCGGCAAGACCCCGATGTCCTGCTGGTGGGCGAGACCCGCGACCGGGAAACGGCCAAGACCGCGATCGAAGCAGCCCTGACCGGACACCTGGTGCTGACCACCCTCCACTGCAACGACGCCCCCAGTGCCATCGCCCGCCTCTCGGAGATGGGGGTGGAGCCCTTCATGGTCAGCGCCTCCCTCATTGGCATCGTCTCCCAGCGGTTGGTGCGGCGGGTCTGTCCGGACTGCCGCCAGCCGTACCACCCCAGCGAGCAGGACCTGGGCCGCTTTGGCCTGTTTGCCAGCAACGAGCAAGCCATCACCTTTTTCAAGGCCAAGCGGCTGCAGGCGGGCGACAGCGAACCCTGTCCCAGCTGCCAAGGACTCGGATACAAGGGCCGAGTCGGCGTCTACGAGGTGCTGCGCGTCAACGACACCCTCGCCAGTGCCATCGCCCAGGAGGCCAGCACCGATCAGCTGCGCAAGCTGGCGATTGAGAGCGGCATGAAAACCCTGCTGGGCTACGGACTCGACCTGGTGCGGGACGGGGAGACCACCCTCGAGGAGATCGAACGGATGATCCTGACGGACTCCAGCCTGGAAACCGAACGCCGGGCCAAGGCTCTCCACACCGTCACCTGCCGAACCTGCGGAGGAGGAATGCGTGATGAGTGGCTGGAGTGCCCCTACTGCTTGACCCCCCGGCAACTGCATTAA
- the grpE gene encoding nucleotide exchange factor GrpE gives MSGDATPFPQDSAPAPAEAAAAPDTSAAVDSAPAEVAAEPSADPEQRVRELEAELTALKAEHETVRSQYMRIAADFDNFRKRQSRDQEDQRTLIACSTLSEILPVVDNFERARQQLDPQAEEAQAIHRSYQGLYKQLVDVFKQLGVSPMRVEGEPFDPTLHEAVLREPSDEHAEDLVIAELQRGYHLNDRVLRHALVKVSMGPGPSGDGAPASSTDDAAPSQEA, from the coding sequence ATGAGCGGCGACGCGACTCCGTTTCCCCAGGACTCCGCCCCGGCCCCAGCTGAGGCCGCAGCGGCGCCAGACACCAGTGCTGCAGTGGATTCAGCCCCTGCTGAGGTGGCCGCTGAACCCAGCGCTGATCCTGAGCAGCGCGTGCGGGAGCTCGAGGCTGAGCTGACGGCCCTCAAGGCCGAGCACGAGACCGTCCGCAGTCAGTACATGCGGATTGCGGCGGATTTCGACAACTTCCGCAAGCGCCAGAGTCGCGATCAAGAGGATCAGCGCACCCTGATCGCCTGCTCCACCCTGAGCGAAATCCTGCCCGTGGTGGATAACTTCGAGCGGGCCCGTCAGCAGCTCGATCCCCAGGCCGAGGAGGCTCAGGCCATCCACCGCAGCTACCAGGGGCTCTACAAGCAGCTGGTGGACGTGTTCAAGCAGTTGGGCGTCTCGCCGATGCGGGTTGAGGGCGAGCCCTTTGATCCCACCCTCCATGAGGCGGTTCTGCGGGAACCCAGCGATGAGCACGCCGAAGACCTGGTGATCGCTGAACTGCAGCGGGGTTATCACCTGAATGACCGCGTGTTGCGTCACGCCCTGGTGAAGGTCTCGATGGGCCCTGGTCCCAGTGGTGACGGTGCTCCGGCCAGCTCTACTGACGACGCTGCACCCTCCCAAGAGGCCTGA
- the dnaJ gene encoding molecular chaperone DnaJ, which produces MADFYDLLGVSRDADADTLKRSYRRLARQYHPDINKDPGAEDKFKELGRAYEVLSDPQTRARYDQFGEAGLGGAAGMPDMGDMGGFADLFETFFSGFGGGMGGPSAGGARRRVPRQGDDLRFDLTISFSEAVFGQEKEIQIRHLETCNSCSGSGAKSGSGPTSCGTCGGAGQVRRATRTPFGSFTQVAACPTCEGTGQVIADPCSSCGGQGLQQVRKKLRINIPAGVDTGTRLRVADEGNAGQRGGPAGDLYVFLTVQSHPNLRRDGINIHSEVTVNYLQAILGDTIEVETVDGPEQLEIPAGTQPGAVLTLTGKGVPKLGNPVARGNHLIQIKVQLPTKVNREERELLEQLAGHHTAKGQKHPHKSGLFGGLFG; this is translated from the coding sequence ATGGCCGACTTCTACGACCTCCTCGGGGTCAGCCGTGATGCTGACGCGGACACGCTCAAGCGGTCCTATCGCCGTCTGGCGCGTCAGTACCACCCGGACATCAACAAGGACCCCGGGGCGGAGGACAAGTTCAAGGAGCTTGGCCGCGCCTACGAGGTGCTGAGCGATCCCCAGACTCGGGCCCGCTACGACCAGTTCGGCGAAGCCGGCCTGGGCGGGGCCGCCGGGATGCCCGACATGGGCGACATGGGCGGCTTCGCTGACCTGTTTGAGACCTTCTTCAGCGGATTTGGCGGGGGCATGGGTGGTCCCTCCGCCGGGGGCGCACGCCGGCGCGTTCCCCGCCAGGGCGATGACCTGCGCTTTGACCTGACCATCAGCTTCAGCGAAGCGGTCTTTGGGCAAGAGAAGGAGATCCAGATTCGGCACCTCGAGACCTGCAACAGCTGCAGCGGTTCAGGGGCGAAGAGCGGGAGTGGTCCCACCAGCTGCGGTACCTGTGGCGGCGCTGGGCAGGTCCGTCGTGCCACCCGCACGCCCTTTGGCAGCTTCACCCAGGTGGCGGCCTGTCCCACCTGCGAAGGCACCGGTCAGGTCATTGCCGATCCCTGCAGCTCCTGCGGTGGCCAGGGCCTGCAGCAGGTGCGCAAAAAGCTCCGCATCAATATCCCAGCGGGTGTCGACACCGGTACCCGCCTGCGGGTGGCCGATGAGGGCAACGCTGGACAACGGGGTGGCCCCGCGGGCGATCTCTATGTCTTCTTGACGGTTCAGTCCCATCCGAACCTCCGCCGCGACGGGATCAATATCCACTCGGAGGTGACGGTCAACTACCTCCAGGCGATCCTCGGCGACACGATTGAGGTCGAGACCGTTGACGGTCCCGAGCAACTGGAGATTCCGGCGGGAACCCAGCCCGGCGCGGTCCTCACCCTGACGGGTAAGGGGGTGCCGAAATTGGGCAATCCCGTGGCGCGGGGCAACCACCTGATCCAGATCAAGGTGCAGCTCCCGACCAAGGTCAACCGTGAGGAGCGTGAGCTGCTTGAGCAATTGGCCGGTCACCACACCGCGAAGGGGCAAAAGCATCCCCACAAGAGCGGACTCTTCGGCGGTTTGTTTGGCTAG
- a CDS encoding sulfurtransferase TusA family protein, with the protein MTQLDLRGTPCPLNFIRTKLALEKLPAGEWLQVDLDAGEPEEMVASGLREAGHRVELESLEAGAVRLLICRCG; encoded by the coding sequence ATGACCCAGCTCGATCTGCGTGGTACCCCCTGCCCGCTCAATTTCATCCGCACGAAGTTGGCCCTCGAGAAGCTGCCCGCTGGTGAGTGGTTGCAGGTGGATCTGGATGCCGGAGAGCCCGAAGAGATGGTCGCCAGCGGCTTGCGGGAGGCGGGACATCGCGTTGAGCTGGAGTCCTTGGAGGCCGGTGCGGTGCGCCTGTTGATCTGTCGCTGTGGCTGA
- the rsgA gene encoding ribosome small subunit-dependent GTPase A, which translates to MADALVMALEANFCRVQLDRPGPGGVEELLCVRRTRLGKTGQQICVGDRVEVEGIDWPEARAAIAAVAPRSSLLERPAVANCNRVVVVAALDQPELDPLQLTRFLLTAERTGVAVELVLTKADLLSESEQQQWRERLRGWGYSPLLVSSKCGDGLAALRDRLVAPGISVLCGPSGVGKSSLINALLPQLSLRVSAVSGRLQRGRHTTRHVELFPLASGALLADSPGFNRPSLPADPAELGMLFPEIRQRLEAAVCQFKNCLHQGDPGCAVGSDWDRHGLYLTCLESVQQQVARQPRLRTAGLKQRGGKEEPLLDQRLRQSSRRRLRQVEPDEEA; encoded by the coding sequence GTGGCTGATGCCCTGGTCATGGCCCTTGAGGCCAACTTTTGCCGGGTGCAACTCGATCGGCCGGGCCCTGGAGGGGTCGAAGAACTCCTCTGCGTGCGCCGCACGCGGCTTGGCAAGACCGGCCAGCAGATCTGTGTGGGTGATCGCGTTGAAGTGGAGGGCATCGATTGGCCTGAGGCTCGGGCGGCGATTGCGGCTGTGGCTCCCCGCAGCAGCCTGCTGGAGCGCCCCGCGGTCGCGAACTGCAACCGCGTCGTGGTCGTGGCGGCCTTGGATCAGCCGGAGTTGGATCCGCTGCAACTCACCCGGTTTTTGCTGACCGCAGAACGGACGGGGGTGGCCGTGGAGCTGGTTCTCACCAAGGCGGATCTGTTGAGTGAGTCCGAGCAGCAGCAGTGGCGTGAGCGGCTCAGGGGTTGGGGGTATTCCCCCCTCCTCGTCTCCTCCAAGTGCGGCGATGGCCTGGCCGCCCTCCGTGATCGCTTGGTGGCACCAGGGATTTCGGTGCTTTGCGGCCCTTCCGGGGTGGGCAAGAGCAGCCTGATTAATGCCCTGTTGCCGCAGCTGAGCTTGCGGGTGAGTGCGGTTTCCGGGCGTCTACAGCGGGGGCGCCACACCACGCGCCACGTGGAGCTCTTCCCTCTGGCGTCGGGCGCGCTCTTGGCGGATTCTCCCGGCTTTAATCGGCCTTCTTTGCCCGCGGATCCTGCGGAGCTGGGGATGCTCTTCCCAGAGATCCGGCAGCGGCTCGAGGCTGCGGTTTGTCAGTTCAAGAATTGCCTGCACCAGGGCGATCCCGGCTGCGCTGTGGGCAGCGATTGGGATCGCCATGGCCTGTATCTCACTTGCCTGGAGTCGGTCCAGCAGCAGGTGGCGCGGCAACCCCGGCTGCGCACGGCCGGGTTGAAGCAGCGGGGAGGCAAAGAGGAGCCCTTGCTGGATCAGCGCCTGCGCCAAAGCTCGAGGCGCAGGCTGCGGCAGGTGGAGCCTGACGAGGAGGCTTAG
- a CDS encoding YbaB/EbfC family nucleoid-associated protein: MAGFGLPNFGQLTEAFKKAQQIQQDAAKLQEELDAMEIEGQSSCGRASVWLSGNQQPLKVRLDPALLAEGVSSAESATLEALKSAYDNSTGTMKERMEELTGGLNLNLPGMG; this comes from the coding sequence ATGGCCGGTTTCGGTCTCCCCAATTTCGGCCAGCTCACCGAAGCCTTCAAGAAGGCTCAACAAATCCAGCAGGACGCCGCCAAGCTCCAGGAGGAGCTGGATGCGATGGAAATCGAAGGTCAAAGCAGCTGCGGCCGCGCCAGCGTTTGGCTCTCAGGCAATCAGCAGCCCCTGAAGGTGCGCCTGGACCCCGCCCTGCTCGCAGAAGGCGTCTCCAGCGCTGAAAGCGCCACCCTCGAAGCCCTGAAGTCGGCCTACGACAACTCCACCGGGACCATGAAAGAGCGCATGGAAGAGCTCACCGGCGGCCTGAACCTGAACCTGCCCGGCATGGGCTAA